One genomic segment of Virgibacillus doumboii includes these proteins:
- a CDS encoding sensor domain-containing protein, which translates to MSSEVLPMHYQVLTSLKEAILFVRQNGEIIKGNNAAYSLLNMEEMYSTSVYDYLDFGLLQENDETHLLMEQKNKNGKLIEVKSIRVKKDVYCLIMSELSLLDKTDEVKRYINQLTYSSAEGMVMYDDEFIIDCDQTFANMFGYSENEISNMKVSELIDNNSTHKLVETIHSNPDKPYELTGVRKDGTTFYIELMEHPYNNLGNIIRVAIVKDITVRVENEKRIEFMAYYDELTDLPNRNFFNKVLKEAIHDAEKNDESLAVYFIDLNYFKEINDTLGYSFGDKLLKACGKRFKAFLDTDTFIARMGGDEFLILKRCTKDKDDAINLAESLIAEFEKPVKIDDYEIFISISIGISMFPENGKTSNDLIKHADSAMYVIKEKHHNNYNMFESSISENFKAMLTMESELRKALKDGQFELHYQPQKNLRSGKIVGMEALLRWNHPIKEYIPPDEFISLAEKTGLIIDIGDWVLNEACKQNKAWQEKGYQPIIVSVNLSAKQFHQKELVEKVERILHDTGLDPKYLELEITESMEMTNEAYILETIQRLRNLGVLVSIDDFGTGYSSLKSLSLFPITKLKIDKMFMNENQKQNQAIVKSIIHMSHSLNMKVIAEGVETVEQLNFLENEKCDEMQGFYFSKPLPPEKLTKLFKTVG; encoded by the coding sequence ATGTCTAGTGAAGTGTTACCAATGCATTATCAGGTTTTGACAAGTTTGAAAGAAGCAATTCTTTTTGTTCGCCAAAACGGTGAGATAATTAAAGGTAATAATGCTGCGTACTCCTTATTAAATATGGAAGAAATGTATTCGACATCTGTGTATGACTATCTGGATTTTGGACTATTGCAGGAAAATGATGAAACCCATCTACTGATGGAACAGAAAAATAAAAATGGTAAACTGATTGAAGTAAAATCCATTCGTGTGAAAAAAGATGTCTATTGTCTTATTATGAGTGAACTGTCCTTACTTGATAAAACCGATGAAGTGAAAAGATATATTAATCAGCTTACCTATTCAAGTGCAGAAGGTATGGTAATGTACGATGATGAATTTATTATTGATTGTGACCAGACATTTGCAAATATGTTTGGATACTCGGAAAACGAAATAAGTAACATGAAAGTCTCTGAGCTGATCGATAATAACAGTACACACAAACTAGTGGAGACAATTCACAGTAACCCTGACAAACCTTATGAATTAACAGGAGTCAGAAAAGATGGTACAACATTTTATATTGAACTAATGGAGCATCCATATAATAATTTGGGTAATATTATCCGTGTTGCCATTGTTAAGGATATAACAGTCAGGGTCGAAAATGAAAAAAGAATTGAATTCATGGCTTATTACGATGAACTTACTGATTTACCCAATCGTAATTTTTTCAATAAAGTCTTGAAGGAAGCCATTCATGATGCTGAAAAAAATGATGAGTCATTGGCTGTCTATTTTATAGATTTGAATTATTTTAAAGAAATTAACGATACGTTGGGCTATTCATTCGGTGACAAATTGCTGAAGGCGTGTGGGAAAAGGTTTAAGGCATTTTTGGATACGGATACTTTTATCGCCAGAATGGGCGGTGACGAATTTCTGATTCTCAAACGATGTACAAAGGATAAAGACGATGCCATCAACCTTGCAGAAAGTTTGATAGCTGAATTTGAAAAGCCGGTTAAAATTGATGACTATGAAATTTTTATATCAATCAGCATAGGGATAAGCATGTTCCCTGAAAACGGGAAAACCTCAAATGATTTAATTAAACATGCTGATTCAGCGATGTACGTTATCAAAGAAAAACACCATAATAATTACAATATGTTTGAATCATCCATCTCGGAAAATTTCAAGGCGATGCTGACAATGGAAAGCGAACTTCGGAAGGCACTGAAGGATGGACAGTTTGAGCTTCATTATCAGCCGCAAAAAAATCTGCGCTCCGGAAAAATCGTTGGCATGGAGGCGTTGTTGCGCTGGAATCATCCAATAAAAGAATATATACCCCCGGATGAATTTATTTCTCTTGCTGAAAAAACAGGCCTTATTATTGATATAGGGGACTGGGTGCTTAATGAAGCATGTAAACAAAACAAGGCTTGGCAGGAAAAAGGATATCAGCCAATAATAGTGAGTGTAAATTTATCCGCCAAGCAATTCCATCAAAAGGAATTGGTTGAAAAGGTAGAAAGAATTTTACATGATACCGGCTTGGATCCAAAATACCTGGAGCTTGAAATAACTGAGAGTATGGAAATGACAAATGAAGCATATATTCTAGAAACGATCCAGCGTTTACGGAATCTGGGTGTACTTGTATCAATCGATGATTTTGGGACTGGTTATTCATCGCTCAAATCATTGAGTCTGTTTCCAATTACTAAATTAAAAATTGATAAAATGTTTATGAACGAAAACCAAAAGCAAAATCAGGCTATTGTTAAGTCGATTATTCATATGTCACACTCTCTCAATATGAAAGTAATCGCTGAGGGTGTTGAAACAGTTGAACAGCTTAATTTCCTTGAGAATGAAAAGTGT
- a CDS encoding TrkH family potassium uptake protein: protein MFQSKSIFHWLNKLSPVQLILLFYFIAVVISTAVLALPIVYRDGVEIPFIDVLFTAVSAISVTGLSSITIAETFSPTGYILLAVILQLGGVGVMAVGTFIWLIIGKKIGLKERRLIMTDQNQTSFAGIVRLIKQIIIVILTIEFIGFIILGTHFLQYYPTVKEAYLHGFFGSVSATTNGGFDITGQSLIPYKDDYFVQFINMLLIIFGAVGYPVLIEVKEFMFANSEKREHLRFTLFTKVTTLTFFALIIVGTIFIMLLDLGNFFSDKSWHEILFYSLFQSVTTRSGGLSTMDVSLLTEPNQFFMSLLMFIGASPSSAGGGIRTTTFALVVIFIITYARGGKRIRIFNREVYDEDLLKAVTVSLVAGIIVFCSVLVISIVEPYRLTAILFEVTSAFGTVGLSMGITSEISTLSKVILMILMFIGRVGIITFLFMFKNNKKSGKYRYPKEKIIIG from the coding sequence ATGTTTCAGAGTAAATCGATTTTTCACTGGTTAAATAAACTATCCCCGGTGCAATTAATTTTGTTATTTTATTTTATCGCAGTAGTTATATCAACAGCAGTATTAGCGTTGCCAATCGTATACCGGGATGGTGTGGAAATACCATTCATTGATGTATTATTCACAGCGGTAAGTGCAATTAGTGTAACAGGTCTCAGTTCCATTACGATTGCAGAAACCTTTAGTCCAACAGGCTACATATTACTTGCTGTGATACTCCAGTTAGGTGGAGTAGGGGTAATGGCGGTCGGAACATTTATCTGGCTGATAATCGGTAAAAAAATTGGCCTAAAAGAACGCCGTTTAATAATGACTGACCAAAATCAGACATCCTTTGCGGGCATTGTTCGATTAATTAAGCAGATAATAATTGTGATTTTGACGATTGAATTTATTGGATTTATTATTCTTGGAACACATTTTCTGCAATACTATCCAACCGTCAAAGAAGCATATTTGCACGGATTCTTTGGCTCAGTCAGTGCAACAACTAATGGTGGCTTTGATATTACGGGGCAATCATTAATACCATATAAAGATGATTATTTTGTTCAATTTATTAACATGTTGCTGATTATTTTCGGGGCAGTTGGTTACCCGGTTCTAATTGAAGTGAAGGAATTTATGTTTGCAAATTCCGAGAAACGTGAACATCTGCGGTTTACGTTATTTACAAAAGTTACAACACTTACGTTTTTCGCGTTAATTATTGTTGGTACTATTTTTATTATGTTGCTTGATCTAGGCAATTTTTTCTCCGATAAGTCGTGGCATGAAATCCTGTTTTATTCATTATTTCAATCGGTTACAACCCGAAGCGGCGGTCTTTCAACAATGGATGTCAGCCTGCTGACGGAACCGAATCAATTCTTTATGTCCCTTCTGATGTTTATTGGGGCATCCCCAAGCAGTGCCGGTGGTGGAATTCGTACAACAACTTTTGCACTGGTTGTCATATTCATTATTACATATGCCAGAGGTGGGAAGAGAATACGGATTTTTAACCGGGAAGTTTACGATGAAGATCTCCTTAAAGCAGTTACAGTCTCACTTGTGGCAGGAATCATTGTATTCTGTTCTGTACTTGTCATTTCGATTGTTGAACCTTATCGTCTAACGGCAATTTTATTTGAAGTAACATCTGCCTTTGGAACGGTGGGCTTGTCAATGGGAATCACAAGTGAAATTTCAACGTTGAGCAAGGTTATTTTAATGATACTGATGTTCATTGGAAGGGTAGGAATCATCACCTTTTTATTTATGTTCAAAAACAATAAAAAAAGCGGAAAATATCGTTATCCAAAGGAAAAAATTATTATAGGGTAG
- a CDS encoding YwpF family protein, protein MKTFKLASLGILDNQNSNIVRESFPLLDGLIINREDETNQWIVEAYLQHEYYDFFAKLNNKKEEILIQVKITTESNEPATFITTITGVNKIGAHMNVLFRGTIIDQHKEIIEEKLKKLIDQGYSGDKLLEKFKEET, encoded by the coding sequence ATGAAAACATTTAAACTCGCTTCATTGGGAATCCTTGATAATCAAAATTCCAACATTGTTCGTGAATCATTTCCACTGTTGGATGGGTTGATTATTAATCGGGAAGATGAAACCAACCAATGGATTGTAGAAGCATACCTCCAGCATGAGTACTATGATTTTTTCGCCAAATTAAATAATAAAAAAGAAGAAATATTAATACAGGTGAAAATCACTACAGAATCGAACGAACCGGCAACTTTTATTACTACAATAACAGGTGTTAACAAAATAGGGGCACATATGAACGTCCTTTTCCGGGGAACTATTATCGACCAGCATAAGGAAATTATTGAAGAAAAGTTAAAAAAGCTGATTGATCAAGGTTACAGCGGAGATAAACTATTGGAAAAGTTTAAAGAAGAAACTTAA
- the moaA gene encoding GTP 3',8-cyclase MoaA translates to MQNNAAPVKDHFGRVLKDLRISVIDKCNFRCTYCMPKEIFGSDYVFLSEEELLSFDEIVRLAKTFAKLGVEKIRITGGEPLMRRNLDQLIKQLADIPGINDIALTTNGVFLPKQAQKLKAAGLKRVNISLDAIEDDVFKEINGKGVGSRPVLKGIEAAQKAGLQVKLNMVVKKGMNESQVLPMARYFKGKNIILRYIEFMDVGNHNGWDFKHVVSKKQIIDMIDKEMPLEPAEENYYGEVASRYRYKDGGGEIGVISSVTDSFCGSCTRIRLSADGKLYTCLFASSGFDIREKMRNELTDEQLEDELTGLWGRRKDRYSEERAEHTKSNRKKIEMSYIGG, encoded by the coding sequence GTGCAAAATAATGCAGCACCAGTAAAAGATCATTTTGGAAGAGTACTGAAGGACCTCCGTATTTCAGTTATAGATAAATGCAATTTTCGTTGTACATATTGTATGCCAAAAGAGATATTCGGCAGTGACTATGTATTTTTATCAGAAGAAGAATTGCTAAGTTTTGATGAAATTGTACGCCTGGCCAAAACGTTTGCAAAATTAGGGGTGGAGAAAATCCGAATTACAGGCGGTGAACCCCTTATGCGCAGAAATTTGGACCAATTAATAAAACAGCTGGCAGATATTCCTGGTATAAACGACATTGCCTTAACAACAAATGGAGTATTTTTGCCAAAGCAGGCTCAGAAATTGAAGGCAGCAGGGCTTAAACGTGTTAATATCAGCCTTGATGCTATTGAGGATGATGTGTTTAAAGAAATCAACGGAAAAGGTGTTGGTTCCCGTCCCGTTCTGAAAGGAATTGAAGCAGCCCAAAAAGCGGGATTACAGGTGAAATTGAATATGGTTGTTAAAAAAGGAATGAATGAAAGTCAGGTTCTCCCGATGGCCAGGTATTTCAAAGGGAAAAATATTATCCTCCGTTATATTGAATTTATGGATGTCGGCAATCATAACGGCTGGGATTTTAAACATGTTGTTTCCAAAAAACAGATTATTGACATGATTGACAAAGAAATGCCGCTTGAGCCTGCTGAAGAAAATTATTATGGTGAGGTCGCATCAAGATATCGCTATAAAGATGGCGGAGGAGAAATAGGTGTTATTTCTTCTGTTACCGATTCATTTTGCGGGTCGTGCACACGAATTCGGTTGTCGGCTGATGGCAAGCTGTATACATGCTTATTTGCATCAAGCGGATTTGATATCCGGGAAAAGATGCGTAATGAGCTGACTGACGAACAACTTGAAGATGAATTAACAGGTCTCTGGGGAAGAAGGAAGGACCGTTACTCCGAAGAGCGTGCGGAGCATACGAAAAGTAACCGTAAGAAAATCGAAATGTCTTACATTGGAGGATAA
- the glp gene encoding molybdopterin molybdotransferase MoeA: MVERRKPIPVQEAINYVWKHRLQGSTEYVSINDCDNRRLGQDIVATHPLPPFAKSPYDGFALRSEDTLEAGSDNPVELEVVEHIGAGQVPTIKLGRGQATRIMTGAKIPEGADCVAMFEICKAYEKNSQPYMSIKRTMKEGQNIIQEGSEMSSGKKLIEKGTLINPGVKAILATFGYSEVPVAKKPVVGIIATGTELLDVDEELQPGKIRNSNGYMIESQIIRAGAEYKYFGKLADEFDPSYKLIKQALAEVDILITTGGVSVGDFDLMPAIYEKLGATVLFNKIQMRPGSVTTVASVGNQLLFGLSGNPSACYVGFELYARPILQHYLQSRNPFLKRIKATLADEFPKPNPFMRFVRSYITYDDEGRVNVHLAGMDKSNVVTSLAYSISLMVLPGGTRGFKPGDQVDVLLLNDDGGQPEF; encoded by the coding sequence ATGGTTGAGAGACGAAAACCTATTCCGGTACAGGAAGCGATTAATTATGTGTGGAAACATCGATTGCAGGGAAGTACGGAATATGTATCGATAAATGATTGCGATAATAGAAGACTCGGGCAGGATATCGTGGCAACACATCCATTGCCGCCGTTTGCCAAATCACCATATGATGGGTTTGCATTACGTTCAGAGGATACGTTGGAAGCTGGTTCGGATAATCCGGTGGAACTTGAGGTTGTTGAACATATTGGTGCCGGTCAGGTTCCAACAATTAAACTGGGTAGAGGACAGGCGACACGGATCATGACTGGAGCAAAAATTCCTGAGGGTGCTGATTGTGTTGCCATGTTTGAAATATGCAAGGCGTACGAAAAAAATAGCCAACCATATATGTCCATTAAGCGAACAATGAAAGAAGGACAAAATATAATCCAGGAAGGCTCCGAAATGTCTTCCGGGAAAAAGCTGATTGAAAAGGGAACACTAATAAATCCCGGCGTTAAAGCAATTCTCGCTACTTTCGGTTACAGTGAAGTGCCAGTAGCAAAAAAACCGGTAGTTGGAATAATCGCAACTGGTACTGAGCTGCTTGATGTTGATGAAGAACTTCAGCCGGGAAAAATCAGAAATTCCAATGGGTATATGATTGAATCACAAATTATCCGCGCAGGAGCAGAGTATAAATATTTCGGGAAGCTGGCAGATGAGTTTGATCCAAGCTATAAATTGATTAAGCAGGCATTAGCGGAAGTGGATATTTTAATTACTACTGGAGGTGTTTCAGTTGGTGATTTTGACTTAATGCCCGCCATTTATGAAAAATTGGGTGCAACTGTACTTTTTAATAAAATTCAAATGCGTCCGGGCAGCGTAACAACGGTCGCTTCTGTTGGGAATCAGTTATTATTCGGTCTGTCTGGCAATCCCTCTGCATGTTATGTAGGGTTTGAATTGTATGCCCGACCGATTTTGCAGCATTACCTGCAAAGCCGCAATCCTTTCTTAAAGCGGATTAAGGCAACATTGGCAGATGAATTTCCAAAACCAAATCCATTTATGCGATTTGTACGGAGTTACATAACCTATGATGATGAAGGAAGGGTCAATGTACACCTGGCAGGAATGGATAAATCAAATGTTGTAACTTCATTGGCTTATTCCATAAGCTTAATGGTTCTGCCTGGTGGCACACGTGGCTTCAAACCGGGTGATCAGGTAGATGTATTGTTGCTGAACGATGATGGAGGGCAGCCGGAATTTTAG
- a CDS encoding DUF1657 domain-containing protein, with the protein MTVSTQVKQTIAGLKSAQASFEQFALQTENKQAKQMYENAAQQTQSILQSVEPRITQMENEEPQYKGF; encoded by the coding sequence ATGACTGTTTCAACTCAGGTTAAACAAACCATCGCCGGTTTAAAAAGTGCACAGGCTAGTTTTGAACAATTTGCATTGCAGACCGAAAATAAACAAGCTAAACAGATGTATGAAAATGCTGCACAACAAACACAAAGTATTTTACAAAGTGTTGAACCGCGAATAACCCAGATGGAGAATGAAGAACCACAATACAAAGGTTTTTAA
- a CDS encoding YhcN/YlaJ family sporulation lipoprotein, producing MNGFRILLAIGLIFFLIGCTPETDTSQNDNNNVNFTNISAKRSIDQSVSNMAKQSLKPYKELKSINAVNVGENLIIAVDVYQNERFGLADIRKKLHKKMEKAFPSHKVKLSTDKKLIIEVDKLEKQIEEGNISREKLKKKVKHLVKLDNEQT from the coding sequence ATGAACGGTTTTCGAATATTGCTTGCAATAGGACTGATTTTTTTCCTGATAGGTTGCACACCCGAAACAGATACATCGCAAAATGATAATAATAATGTCAACTTTACTAACATTTCTGCTAAACGATCCATTGACCAGTCGGTGTCAAATATGGCCAAACAAAGCCTAAAACCCTATAAGGAACTGAAATCCATTAACGCAGTAAACGTTGGAGAAAACCTTATTATTGCAGTTGATGTGTACCAGAATGAACGTTTCGGATTAGCGGATATCCGCAAAAAATTGCACAAAAAAATGGAAAAAGCATTTCCCAGCCACAAAGTTAAGCTATCAACAGACAAAAAATTAATTATTGAAGTAGATAAGCTGGAAAAACAAATTGAAGAGGGAAATATCTCTAGAGAAAAGCTTAAGAAAAAAGTGAAACATCTCGTCAAATTGGATAATGAACAAACATAG
- the spoVAC gene encoding stage V sporulation protein AC, with the protein MADKKKKKLPPSAQKYQAFQKHREVKRPIVKNCIKAFFVGGFICFIGQIISTFYIYFFEFTEQTVGNPTVATLIFITMFLTGFGVYDRIGQFAGAGSAVPVTGFGNAVISAAIEHRTEGFVLGVGGNMFKLAGSVILFGVFSAFIISLIKTILIQWGGL; encoded by the coding sequence ATGGCAGATAAGAAAAAGAAAAAATTACCGCCAAGCGCACAAAAATATCAAGCGTTCCAAAAGCATAGAGAAGTAAAGAGACCTATTGTAAAGAACTGCATTAAAGCTTTTTTTGTAGGTGGATTTATTTGTTTTATCGGCCAGATTATCTCTACGTTTTATATCTATTTTTTTGAATTCACCGAACAGACGGTTGGTAATCCAACCGTTGCCACCCTGATCTTTATTACCATGTTTTTAACCGGGTTTGGGGTGTACGATCGTATCGGCCAATTTGCCGGAGCTGGTTCTGCTGTACCTGTCACCGGATTTGGGAATGCAGTTATTTCTGCTGCAATTGAACATCGGACGGAAGGGTTTGTTTTAGGTGTTGGTGGCAACATGTTTAAACTTGCTGGATCGGTAATCCTGTTTGGGGTGTTTTCTGCGTTTATCATTTCTTTAATTAAAACAATTCTGATTCAATGGGGTGGCTTGTAA
- the spoVAD gene encoding stage V sporulation protein AD, translated as MLAGHRTWIFENKPVIISTGTVGGPFEANGNIPNDIDILHDDMWLKQETFEKAQRIMMEEASQFAIKNSLIEKEQVQFFISGDLINQITPTSFAAKTLDMPYFGLFSACATTTESLALAAYLINSGGAEYILSGTSSHNAATEKQFRYPTEYGGQKPPTAQWTVTGAGCALVAKEGDGPRITSATIGKVIDMGMTDPFNMGGAMAPAAVDTIETHLRERNVDPSYYDLIITGDLGHVGREVSLDLLQKKNIAVTEENYKDCGLTIYREDQPVLSGASGAACSSVVLYGHFLNLMKQKELNRILVVATGSLHSPLSVQQNDSIPCIAHAVSIESGSDIQ; from the coding sequence ATGTTAGCCGGACACCGTACATGGATTTTCGAAAATAAGCCGGTCATTATTTCAACTGGTACCGTTGGAGGACCTTTTGAAGCAAACGGAAACATCCCAAATGATATCGATATATTACATGATGACATGTGGCTTAAGCAGGAAACGTTTGAAAAAGCCCAGCGGATTATGATGGAAGAAGCATCCCAATTTGCCATAAAGAACAGTCTGATAGAAAAAGAACAAGTACAATTCTTTATCAGCGGTGACCTGATTAATCAAATAACACCAACCAGTTTTGCAGCCAAAACGTTGGATATGCCCTATTTTGGGCTGTTCAGTGCCTGTGCAACAACAACTGAAAGCCTGGCACTTGCCGCCTATCTTATAAATAGCGGCGGAGCAGAATATATTTTAAGCGGGACCAGCAGCCATAATGCAGCTACAGAAAAGCAATTCCGTTACCCAACTGAGTATGGCGGACAAAAACCCCCAACTGCACAATGGACAGTAACAGGGGCAGGATGTGCACTGGTTGCCAAAGAAGGAGATGGCCCAAGAATTACATCGGCAACCATCGGTAAAGTTATTGATATGGGAATGACTGACCCATTTAATATGGGTGGTGCAATGGCCCCTGCTGCCGTTGATACTATCGAAACACATCTGCGTGAACGCAATGTTGACCCTTCTTACTATGATTTAATCATTACCGGAGATCTTGGCCATGTCGGCCGCGAGGTTTCATTGGATCTTCTCCAGAAAAAAAACATTGCGGTAACCGAAGAGAATTATAAAGACTGCGGGTTAACCATCTACAGAGAAGACCAGCCTGTCCTGTCCGGAGCAAGTGGAGCGGCTTGCTCATCAGTAGTGCTATACGGACATTTTTTAAATCTGATGAAACAAAAAGAACTAAACCGTATTCTCGTTGTTGCAACAGGTTCACTGCATTCACCGCTTAGTGTACAGCAGAACGACTCCATTCCTTGTATTGCACATGCAGTTTCTATCGAATCAGGAAGTGATATACAATGA
- the spoVAE gene encoding stage V sporulation protein AE → MIFFWAFVVGGLICVIGQIMFDVFKFNPGLTLSILVVAGAILDGFGLYEPLIDFAGAGATVPITSFGNSLVHGAMDEAEKHGLIGVVTGMFEVTSAGISAAIIFGMIGAIIFKPKG, encoded by the coding sequence ATGATTTTTTTCTGGGCATTTGTCGTTGGTGGGCTGATTTGTGTAATTGGACAGATTATGTTTGATGTTTTCAAGTTTAATCCGGGACTTACCCTCAGCATTCTTGTTGTAGCAGGTGCCATCTTGGACGGTTTTGGCCTGTACGAACCATTAATCGACTTTGCAGGCGCCGGTGCAACCGTACCAATAACAAGCTTTGGAAATTCACTTGTACATGGCGCGATGGATGAAGCAGAAAAACATGGATTGATAGGTGTTGTAACCGGAATGTTCGAAGTAACGAGTGCCGGTATTTCTGCTGCCATTATTTTTGGAATGATTGGTGCAATCATCTTTAAACCGAAAGGATAG
- a CDS encoding DUF1657 domain-containing protein: MTVGSQVKSCYSSVKNVDATLESLANKTQSPEAGEAFEEAQEIIAQVKEDLKNQVIYLAKEEPQYKN, encoded by the coding sequence ATGACTGTCGGATCACAGGTAAAAAGCTGTTATTCATCGGTGAAAAACGTTGATGCAACGCTTGAATCATTAGCCAACAAAACACAAAGTCCAGAAGCTGGAGAAGCATTTGAAGAAGCACAGGAAATCATTGCTCAGGTTAAGGAAGATTTGAAAAACCAGGTTATATACCTTGCCAAAGAGGAACCACAGTATAAAAACTAA
- a CDS encoding DUF421 domain-containing protein → MPGWVEIVIRSLSLLVALFFITKMLGKKQMAQLDIFQYITGIVIGSIVATHVTDLSTQFEYAIIALLIWFLVPLGVEFLSLKSKRFRNFSQGKGTVFIQNGKIMEDNLKKERFTTDDLLEELRNNKIYNAADVEFAVLEPTGKVNVLPKKEYQPLTAKDFGLKLSPDKEPQTVIMDGEILLEPLANASLSKSWLEMELEKINVSLENVFLGQVDSDGQLTVDLYDDQIAVPSPSEKPLLNATMKKCQADLELFALATESKKSKALYEKNSRLMQKAIDKVSPYLK, encoded by the coding sequence ATGCCAGGGTGGGTTGAGATTGTAATCCGATCATTGAGTTTACTGGTTGCATTATTTTTTATTACTAAAATGCTTGGTAAAAAGCAAATGGCACAACTGGATATTTTTCAATATATAACCGGGATTGTTATTGGCAGTATTGTTGCAACACATGTAACAGATTTATCAACCCAGTTTGAATACGCGATTATTGCGCTTCTGATCTGGTTTCTCGTACCATTAGGTGTGGAGTTTTTATCACTGAAAAGCAAACGATTTCGTAATTTCAGCCAGGGCAAAGGAACAGTTTTTATTCAAAATGGAAAAATCATGGAGGATAATCTGAAAAAAGAACGATTTACAACAGATGACCTGCTTGAAGAATTACGTAATAACAAAATTTATAATGCAGCTGATGTGGAATTTGCTGTTCTTGAACCAACAGGGAAAGTAAATGTGTTGCCTAAAAAAGAATACCAGCCACTAACGGCCAAAGATTTCGGTTTAAAACTCTCACCGGATAAAGAACCCCAGACAGTTATTATGGATGGTGAAATTTTACTGGAACCTTTGGCAAATGCATCACTAAGCAAAAGTTGGCTGGAAATGGAACTTGAAAAAATTAACGTAAGTCTTGAAAATGTTTTCCTGGGCCAGGTGGATAGTGATGGGCAATTAACTGTTGATTTGTATGATGACCAAATAGCAGTACCGAGTCCATCTGAAAAACCTCTCCTTAACGCAACAATGAAAAAATGTCAGGCAGACCTGGAATTGTTTGCCCTGGCTACAGAAAGCAAAAAATCAAAAGCATTGTATGAAAAAAACAGCCGGCTGATGCAAAAAGCCATAGACAAGGTATCACCATATTTAAAATAA
- a CDS encoding thermonuclease family protein, which translates to MIRKIIILLLLSLLAACSAASGNEVTFVRAVDGDTFIANVDGKEEYVRLLLVDTPETKHPDKEVQPFGPEASQLMEDTFSKSESIQLEFGTEKRDKYDRLLAYLYSDDGQMFNKLLLKKGLARVAYVYPPNDKYVGGFRKIEQKAKEAEKRIWSISGYVTEDGFNGNVVEDQPANPKLPYDPSGPDRDCGDFNSQESAQAFFEAAGGPEKDPHRLDGEGDGLVCEGL; encoded by the coding sequence ATGATCAGGAAAATAATTATTTTACTATTGCTTTCACTTCTTGCAGCCTGTTCAGCAGCATCAGGTAATGAAGTTACTTTTGTTCGTGCCGTTGACGGGGATACTTTTATTGCCAATGTCGATGGAAAAGAAGAGTATGTCCGCCTGCTGTTAGTGGACACTCCTGAAACGAAACATCCGGATAAAGAGGTACAGCCTTTTGGCCCTGAAGCCAGTCAATTAATGGAGGATACCTTCTCCAAATCAGAATCTATTCAGCTGGAATTTGGTACCGAAAAACGTGATAAATATGATAGATTACTTGCATATTTATATTCCGATGACGGCCAAATGTTTAATAAATTGCTCCTGAAAAAAGGATTGGCGCGTGTCGCATATGTTTATCCACCGAATGATAAGTATGTCGGGGGGTTTCGGAAAATAGAACAAAAGGCAAAGGAAGCGGAAAAAAGAATATGGAGTATTTCCGGATATGTAACTGAGGATGGCTTTAATGGTAATGTTGTGGAAGATCAGCCCGCGAATCCGAAACTTCCGTATGACCCGTCCGGACCAGACCGGGACTGCGGCGATTTTAATTCCCAGGAATCGGCACAGGCGTTTTTCGAAGCAGCCGGTGGACCGGAAAAAGATCCGCATCGCCTTGATGGTGAGGGTGATGGACTTGTGTGTGAGGGATTGTAA